aaaatttggataacatgataaaattaaatataataacaagTGGGGGCAGAGAGGAAAAATACATTGAACTTTTAACCTATTATTTCTTTAGTGTCCTCATTCTGACTGGAGTATATTATATTCTTCAGCTCAAAAATGGCCTAATTGGACCTACtaattgagaagaaaaaaataaactatataataaaaaactatataatatcaTATTCAGATTCATTGCACATTTAGACTATACAATTGTGACATTTATAATTAAGAGAGCCATCTTGGCTTGGAAATTAAGGCCATTCCCATATGACCTTTGTTCTTCCTCAAAACCCTACAActttttcttatgtttttatAAGTCAACTTCCTCAATTTATTTGTTCTTTGCTTAGTACAAATTGTGGCCAACATTGCTACTACTATTAATTGCTTGGCAAATAAGGATTCATGGCAACATTCATGAATAttcattatataataataatatactaCACATACGTGTCATAAATGTTTTGTGAAAAAATTTATCAATCCAAACATACTTCAGTagatataattactaattacaATCTCAAAGATCGATGGTTTGATCTCCCTAAGAGACAATAAGTTTGAGTCATCTCATTATCTCTCATTTTAATAAGAATTTAACCTCAATAGATTATGCATCTATTATTATTAGGATAAAATATCATTtgtctctctatatatattttgaagtttattcaattttaatccaTATATTTTCACTTgttcaatttaatctctatactttcactaaattttaaatttagttactcgaagttaatttttatcaaatttggttaaataataataatgataacaatgattttcatgcaaaaaaaaaatataatatgtgaaaatgttatcaaaatttataataaagatgCTCATTTGTgacaaacaattttttttaaaaaatatcaacaataaactaatagTGAGGACTAAATttatgacatattaaaaaataccgaaactaaaattaaacaattgaaaatatagaaattctAACTTGAATAAAACGGAGGTTTGTTCAACTAATAATAACCGTTTCGAAATTTTGGTTAAGTAAATTTCCactttttgaaattaaagaagttGAGTATTATGATTGATTAGTTCTAAGCTTTTTTTAATAGATGTTTGAAAGATCGTTGTCTATACTAGGCGTCATATGTCAATTTTTCATTAGGTACTTAACAATACTAATTAATGACAACTACgtttaaaattaggtgaagtcaaatataaatcaaaagtagaattttcaaaagttacaaGAATGAAATTGACACAAATATATAAgtatggaaaaaaaaaggtataatttaacatataatcctataaaatgtttatatataCTAGTAAATATAGATAATGATATGGTTAAATGTGATTTTAGAGAGAtaatacacacacatatataaaatcaatcatttttaCTCTTTGTATTTACCTTAATTAGTCAATTTTCactttaaaagtttaattttagtaattaataATCACTACAAATTAAGTCAACATAATGAATCATGaaattcctttttttccttttttttttttttggagctCTTCAAAGTTTAGATTCTAATTCCTATCaaccataaaataaaatatgtttcgATTTAATTAACGCTATCTATTTATGTGCTATTGAAGTCATTGAATGTATAATTTATGCTAAAAGTCGgtttaatttaataaagttaTTCCTGGTTAATaaagttttttataattaaattagatgcTCGTTAGTGATGAAAAGAAAACATCAATATAGatccaaaaatgaaaacaaaataaaatcatatcaCTATTATCAgataaaaaatgactatttttaaatataggaaaatgaataaaaatatttataaatatagtaaaatttcgtTATTTGTATGTGATAAACCGTAATAATTtatcattatatattataaatattttcaacagttttatcatttaaaataatttttcttaaaaaattctaGACTTATTTTACTAGCAAATTGTTAAAGTAAAAGTAAGAAACACACTAGGatagaatttaaaaattagataaaaagtTATGCCTTTATTCTATATATAGATGTCCCCATGAAAAAAGTATTTCATAGATTCGTTTTTAACATTATAATATTTACCTAAATAATGTTCTATTATGGCATAAGttataggaaaattatttcaaatggtaaaattgttgaaaatatttacaagatagagcaaaattttagaactatcaataatatatGCTGATGGACACGGAttgacttctatcagtgtctatcaatgtcactgatagacagtgatagaagtctatcaacgtctattatggatagttctaaatttgttatattttgtaaatattttggtttatttttctatatttgaaaacaaccctaagttATAATCAtagtattaatattttttacgACATGTTTGATATTTCCAGCAATATTTTTACGTATTTATGAGTTCAACATCAACATAAATGATGCACTGATATTCCATTATATCGTTGGAAAATATACGAAAGGTAAAAAGAATAAGTAACATTATATCATCAatgtaaatacaatataaataatagaaatatttatatgtttaaaaatcataaagtgattatttattgatttaaatttatttttttattttttcgtttttataatttttcaagaAATATCTATCAATATCGATGTTTTATCAATATTTCTTTCAgcatttctataaaattaacACTTCGATGTTTTCATCCTTTTAGTGTGGAATTTGTATGTATtcaattctaattttcaaattatcttataGACCCtaaaatttttaagtttatgtTTAATAAATCATTGAACTTAGAAAAGATTTAATAGGTCATTCATTAGATTTTCAATTATGTGTCTAATAGATAACTCATATGCATattcaaaacttttaaaattaattaatctattaaatgTAAATGTGTATTTTAGGTTCAATGAAACCCAACTTAAATCAAATAGGTCAGTAAtccattagacacaaaattaaaattgtaaagATTTATCGAACATAAAGTTGAAAGTTTAAAATCATTAGACACTAGGGATTCATAAGTAAGTGTTAAATAACCCAACTCCACCAATGTCAACTGTGTTCACTATTGAAGTTTGCACTTGCACATTTATCGAGAAATTTcatcttattttctctctctctaatgTTTCCCAACTCCAGACTAAACAATTCTACACTTTGAACATAGACTTCCTAACTCCAGACTTTAGAACTCAATTCAGCGCTTCAAACAACCCCATAAGTTGTAAGATGGAAGAAACACAAAGTTAAAAATTTGagacactttttaaaatttagaaaccaaCTAAACTTAATATTTAACACCTTTTCACtctatatacatatttatatatgtgtgtatgtatatatgtacaTGTATAGTATTTAGCATTTCCAAATTACCATCTACATCTATATTCTATCTACAACAGTCAACAGCTCATCATTCAACTTTTTGCTTGGGATTCATGCACTATTGaaccaaaaaaatattataaaaagggagaaaataaaatgggggagagagaaaataaaaggaaaaaaggggGAAGTTCCGGTAGTCGGTAATGGGAAAATTGGTTGGGCAGTGGCAAAGGGGCAAAGAGCAAGAGGGGGGTCTGCTTGGAATTTGTGGTTTTTTGGAGAGATACATTGCACATTCACAATCCCACCTCAAATTCATATTcattatatgaatttttttctcACCCACTATCACTGAGATTGACATCTTCCACCtccccttttcttcttcttcttcttccttttttttccccattAATCAATTCTATTAATCCAAATATATATACTCTTTTCATTCCATTTCTTCTTCCCACTTCACAAATTCcccttctttcttccttttttcccCCTTTCTCTATTGGGGTTTTCAGCAAATGCTCCTCCTCTTCTTTCTCATACTTCTCATTTGCTTTGTGATTTCTGAGTTCGAGGTTTTCTTTGTGGGAAGTTCTTCTTTTCTATTCTTCTTCAGTGTTGCTCTGTTGCTGTCCCCATGCCTGCCCTCGTCAACTACGGTGGTGAGTTCTTTGATCTTTTCTATTTTGATCTTCGTTGATCTGGGTAGGATTTGAATCGGTTTAGCTTGATGGATtttgagggttttttttttgtttatgaatCTGTTTCTGAGGTTTTGTGATCTGGGTTTGTTTGAGGATGCTTGATTTTGATGGAGAAATATGGAATTGTAGAAATCTTAAGCTAATTTGTTCTTTCGTGAGTGTAACTTGAAGATATCTAGTTTATGTATCATGTTGAATGTCGCTGAATTTGTTAGTTAGGTATGTAATGGATCTGTCTTAGAAGTAGCTTCTTTAGAGTGTTCTGAGGATGGAATTTAGTTAGTGATGAACTGAATAGGTGGAACTTTTTGGAGAGGAGGTGTGTgcaatttggatgaagttttgtGATCTGGGTTTGATTGGATGTTTGATTTTGATGGAGAAATATGGTACTGTAGAAATCTTAAGCTAGTTTGTTCTTTCGTGAGTGTAATTTGAAGATATCTACTTTCTGCATCATGTTAAATGTCTCTGGATTTGTTAGTTAGGTTTGTAAGTGGATCTGTTTTAGACGTAGTTTCTTTGAGAGTGTTCCAAGGATGGAATTTATTTAGTGATGAACTTTTTGGAGAGAAGAGGCTTGCAATTTGGATGAGGTAGTTTTGGCTGATTTTTGTTGTTATTGGGTTTTCAGGTGATGACGAATATTACCCTGCGGGTTCCTTTTACTCAAACCCCATGGATTTGGATGCCTTGCTACCAACTAGCTCTCATGTTGATCTGTATTTTCGTCCTAGTAAGAGAGCTCGAATCGGTGCACCGGTTGTGTTTGGAGGAAGAGAATTTGAGCAGGAGTGTAAACCGTCCATTGAAGCTCTTCCTGATGAATGTCTCTTTGAGATCTTCAGGCATCTCCACAGTGCTAGAGAGAGGAGCTCCTGCGCTGGCGTTTCGAAACGGTGGCTTATGCTTTTGAGTACTATTCGTAAGGCTGAAATTTGCAAGAGCAGAAGTGCATCGATCTGTCAGATGGTTGAGTGTTCAAATGTTGAGCAGCAGAAGTCTGAATGTAGTGAGATTTCAGTAGTGAACTGTGATAAAGATCAAGAGGATGAAAGTAATGGTTTTCTTACAAGATGTTTAGAAGGCAAGAAAGCTACTGATGTAAGACTTGCTGCTATTGCAGTAGGAACTAGTGGACGTGGGGGTTTGGGAAAGCTTTCAATTCGAGGAAGTAACTCTACTCGTGGAGTTACCAACCTCGGTCTTTCGGCTATTGCCCACGGTTGCCCTTCTCTTAGGATGCTTTCTTTGTGGAATGTACCATCAGTTGGGGATGAAGGATTGTTTGAAATAGCTAGAGAATGTCATTTGCTAGAGAAGCTTGACCTCTGTCACTGCCCTTCAATCTCAGACAAAGGTTTGATCGCAATCGCGGAGCGATGCACTAACTTGAcctttttaaatattgaatcaTGTCCAAAGATTGGAAATGAGGGGTTGCAAGCAATCGGAAAGTTATGTTCTAAACTACAGGCCATCTCTATCAGAGATTGCCCTCGTGTTGGGGATCAAGGTGTTTCAAGTCTATTCGCGTCGTCTTCCTGTGCTATAATGAAAGTAAAGTTCCAAGCATTGAACATAACCGATTTCTCTCTTGCTGTGATTGGACATTATGGCCAGGCCATTACACACCTAACCCTCAGTGGTCTTCAGAATGTTAGTGAGAAGGGATTTTGGGTCATGGGTAGTGCTCAGGGCTTGAAGAAATTGACGTTGTTGACGATTGCTTCTTGCCGAGGGATGACCGATGTGAGTCTCGAAGCGATTGGAAAGGGAATTGCAAACCTGAAGCAGATGTGCATTCAGAAATGTTGTTTTGTTTCAGACAATGGACTGATAGCTTTTGCCAAAGCTGCAGGATCACTCGAGATGTTGCAATTAGAAGAGTGCAACAGAATCACCTTATTGGGCATTGGCGGTGCCCTTTCAAGCCATATTCGAAATTTGAAGTCTCTTACTCTGGTGAAGTGCTTGGGGATCAAGGATATTGCTAAAGAAGTAACATTGCCCTCTCCTTGCACCTCCCTTAGATCCTTATCTATCCAAAACTGCCCTGGCTTTGGTAGTGCCAGTCTTTCAATGGTTGGGAAGTTGTTTCCTCAACTTCAACATGTTGAATTGATTGGCCTTTACGGTATTACAGATGCCTCAATGTTTCCACTTCTCGAGACCTGTGAAGGGCTTGTGAAGGTGAACCTTAGTGGCTGCATAAATTTGACCGACGAAACCGTCTCAACCTTGGTTAGGCTGCACGGAGCAACGATCGAAGTTCTGAATCTTGACGGTTGCAGAAAGATCACTGATGCAAGTTTGGTAGCTATTGCAGATGCGTGCTTGTTACTAAATGAACTAGATGCTTCAAAGTGTGCTATCACTGACGCTGGGCTTGCAGTTCTTTCATCTTCAGAGCAGATAAATTTGCAAGTTCTTTCCCTGTCGGGTTGTTCCGAAGTATCAAACAAGAGCTTGCCTTTCCTGGAAAGATTGGGAAAGTCACTCGTCGGCTTGAATCTCAAAAACTGCCACTCAATCAGCAGTGGCACAGTTGGGATGATCGTCGAGAACTTGTGGAGATGTGACATTCTCGTCTAACCATGGATAGTCAGCTCAGCAATGTAGTTATAAAGATACGAGTAGATATCGTTCCAAGTTACAGTATAGGTACATCAAGTTTATATGGTCTTTTTCACACAGATAGCAACATTCAGCAAACTTGTTTCCATAAACAGCGGGCTTCCCGACTGTGTATTCTTTCCGTGGCTCGGTTGTTTTAAGGAGCTATGGCCAATTACCTTCATTTTTTGCAAGCTTTCTTTCAGCTTGTTTGACTGTTTTGAGTCTCCATTGATGGGAGGCTTCCTCTTTGATGGCCATGGCTCCCTAAGAAATACAATTACCAAGTCTCAGTTAAGATTTACATGTCTTTGTACTCCCACTGATCTACCTTCTGGTTTTGTCAAGCTGAATGTTCTATAATTAGCTGTTTTAGCTTACAGATTCATTACTTAAATGCATCTGCCAATAAGCTTTCTATATACTGAGTCATATAACTCTGTTGTGTTGTGTAAAAGTCTTGTTTGGTTTTGATCATTTGGTCAAATGTCCTCGTTCCCATTCAGTTGCAGTCTTTCGTGTTCGTTTGCATATGTTGTGTTTGCTTCGAGTCGATGTTCAGTGTGGATATCTGTTGATCGTGAGTTTCGGCAATGGTATTCTGTTTATTCAGTCTGCCATATCAGCCTATAGGTTGTTTTTTTCCAAAGCCACGGTATAGTCGTTTATGGTTTAATATTTGTACCCTGTAACTTATGTGTTCTAAATAATGAGAAGAGTTCTTCTCtgtttcataaacttctccTCTAGTATGGAAATTTGCAGCGGTTTTCTCTATTCTAATTGTTGGTATGGAAATTTAGTTCCGTATGAAAGGGTAAAATTGACCATTCACTAGAAAAGGTAAGATACTCTTCTTTAATAAAGCCCAAAGTCTCctaaaattatttcattttcttgatAATTAGTCAAAAATTAGTCACATGAATCATCAAAACAGAAGGCAAAGATTGACTGCTAGTAATGAAAATACTTTAT
This DNA window, taken from Benincasa hispida cultivar B227 chromosome 6, ASM972705v1, whole genome shotgun sequence, encodes the following:
- the LOC120079691 gene encoding EIN3-binding F-box protein 1-like, yielding MPALVNYGGDDEYYPAGSFYSNPMDLDALLPTSSHVDLYFRPSKRARIGAPVVFGGREFEQECKPSIEALPDECLFEIFRHLHSARERSSCAGVSKRWLMLLSTIRKAEICKSRSASICQMVECSNVEQQKSECSEISVVNCDKDQEDESNGFLTRCLEGKKATDVRLAAIAVGTSGRGGLGKLSIRGSNSTRGVTNLGLSAIAHGCPSLRMLSLWNVPSVGDEGLFEIARECHLLEKLDLCHCPSISDKGLIAIAERCTNLTFLNIESCPKIGNEGLQAIGKLCSKLQAISIRDCPRVGDQGVSSLFASSSCAIMKVKFQALNITDFSLAVIGHYGQAITHLTLSGLQNVSEKGFWVMGSAQGLKKLTLLTIASCRGMTDVSLEAIGKGIANLKQMCIQKCCFVSDNGLIAFAKAAGSLEMLQLEECNRITLLGIGGALSSHIRNLKSLTLVKCLGIKDIAKEVTLPSPCTSLRSLSIQNCPGFGSASLSMVGKLFPQLQHVELIGLYGITDASMFPLLETCEGLVKVNLSGCINLTDETVSTLVRLHGATIEVLNLDGCRKITDASLVAIADACLLLNELDASKCAITDAGLAVLSSSEQINLQVLSLSGCSEVSNKSLPFLERLGKSLVGLNLKNCHSISSGTVGMIVENLWRCDILV